A genomic stretch from Arachis stenosperma cultivar V10309 chromosome 3, arast.V10309.gnm1.PFL2, whole genome shotgun sequence includes:
- the LOC130966435 gene encoding uncharacterized protein LOC130966435, whose product MGFEKARVERKLQLQELECFRLEAYENSRLYKEIVRVVHDKNIKHREFRHGELVLLYNSRLRLMPGKLISRREGPYRVEKAEPYGVFHLRPPSSNKIFKVNGHYLKLYHGEKMKDNK is encoded by the coding sequence ATGGGATTTGAGAAAGCCAGAGTTGAGAGAAAGTTGCAATTACAGGAGCTAGAATGCTTTCgtctagaagcttatgagaattCAAGGCTATACAAGGAAATTGTGAGGGTTGTACATGACAAGAATATAAAGCACAGGGAGTTCAGACATGGTGAGTTAGTTCTACTCTACaactccaggttgagactcatgccaggcaagctaATATCTAGAAGGGAAGGCCCCTATAGGGTGGAAAAGGCTGAACCTTATGGCGTTTTCCATCTACGCCCTCCCTCAAGCAACAAGATCTTCAAGGTTAATGGTCACTACCTGAAGCTTTACCATGGTGAAAAGATGAAGGATAACAAGTAA